The following are encoded together in the Microcaecilia unicolor chromosome 12, aMicUni1.1, whole genome shotgun sequence genome:
- the BCL9L gene encoding B-cell CLL/lymphoma 9-like protein isoform X2, which translates to MHPDNKLTNHGKTANSSAQSQHQNVSQGPTCNLGSKGVGVGNHGGKTNQIAPGNSGLKNSQNSVPNFGPLKGKVKRERSISVDSGDQREASTPSLDTESKGEVVPRTKRRCVLEKKQPYSGDEWCSGPESEEEEKPISSAHNCNASDSAMSTASQLGSGSNPLPNLNETSSSSAVHGTAAALRPDASATGAVGKTPSQFVYVFTTHLANTAAEAVLQGRAESILSYHQQNVPRAKLDQAPHEAQKVSVVAEQLPVSTPSANTPQAQPPTQQNTQQQQQQQQQQQQQQSSNNQTGLPASSAMSQEGAAEEVHGDLTPNSMGNNSASNHTNTPNAATNPGPVGQTEPSGAPGPNLIADGNGCGTPGNGQVSLGHRSALNSEGLSKEQLEHRERSLQTLRDIERLLLRSGEGDQFMKPNQSTGEGGQPPPPPQQQPPSNLKKYEEPLQSMITQTQSLGGSSMEHEVPHHPTSDMGQQMNIMMQRLNQDSLTPEQVAWRKLQEEYYEEKRRKEEQITVHNRPIQDMMMTQSMGGMIIRGPPPPYHSKPGDQWPPGMGNRLGGPIDLQDPIQLRGGPPFPGPRFPNNQMQRVSGFGGMQNMPMDALGPMNAMQRPVRPSIGWTDDMPPIGGPGNFPQGNISYPAGQGDTERFINPRAREEILRHQLMEKRSVGMQRPIAMSGGTMNQGMEMERMMQAHRQMDSSMFPGQIPGENMGGTSMGMDFGGGRGMLSPPMSQSNLREMDAPMGPGNLNMNMNVNMNMNMNLNVQMTPQQQMMMSQKMRGPDMMGHQGISPEEIARVRAQNGSGGGMMGGPQKMMMPSQVPGQGQSSFSGGQGPYPSMPQELGNAPEMFSPEQGSIPVGTIGGTTRLSHISLPPASNAPSNQGNIGTMHPSSARGLGRRPSDLTLNINQMNSPGMGHLKSPTLSQVHSPLVTSPSTNLKSPQTPSQLVNLPSSNQSGPLKSPQVVSSSLNVRSPTSSPSRLKSPSMAVPSPGWVPSPKTTLPSPGVTQNKQPVNMNSSASMGGMDQDAAPSQNPLSLMMSQMSKYAMPSSTPLYHNAIKTIATSDDELLPDRPMLPTGSLQGMGGNQPNQLHLNSVGPGSSQSPMGISMPGQQPLSHEPPGSMMSSPNPMGANIPMHPAGQGSGVPPQNSMIMPPGPQDHLNQPCCPAASSSSQIIPSNQLGFPRMQQAHTMPSPATNMPVTPGGGGPGMPQHYPPGIPLPLDDVPPQPPGQLLPQQHMMGKGLPPRLAEPYPPVLPGVASVLSDPELSEVIRPTPTGIPEFDLSRIIPSEKPSSTLQYFPKSSGQAPKSQPSNLHLMNLQNMMADQPPPVRSGMNVPTLPGQQGVQRALNMPMCHPGQVAMLSRTGMPPQQGMMGNSLHQGMMSPQQSLIAQQNFMLMQAKQRSMSVSGEMYGQTGHMMSPQGSLMGPPPQQNMMVTHQMRQRSVSLDTYIPGPGNMANLPF; encoded by the exons ACTGTAATGCATCAGACTCTGCAATGTCCACAGCCTCTCAGCTAGGTTCAGGGTCCAACCCGCTCCCAAACCTTAATGAGACCAGCTCTTCCAGTGCAGTGCACGGCACTGCTGCTGCACTCCGACCAGATGCCAGCGCCACTGGAGCAGTAGGAAAAACGCCTTCCCAGTTTGTTTATGTCTTCACTACACACCTTGCAAACAC TGCTGCAGAAGCGGTGTTGCAAGGACGAGCAGAATCTATTCTTTCCTACCATCAGCAGAATGTTCCTCGTGCAAAGCTAGATCAG GCTCCACATGAAGCTCAGAAAGTGTCGGTGGTTGCAGAACAGCTTCCAGTCAGTACACCTTCAGCGAACACTCCACAGGCCCAGCCTCCAACACAGCAAAATactcaacagcagcagcagcaacaacagcagcagcagcagcagcaatccagCAACAACCAGACAGGTCTTCCGGCCTCAAGTGCAATGTCCCAAGAAGGGGCAGCAGAAGAGGTTCACGGGGACCTCACGCCCAATTCCATGGGGAACAACAGTGCCAGCAATCACACCAATACACCGAATGCAGCAACAAATCCAGGGCCAGTAGGACAAACAGAGCCTTCGGGTGCCCCTGGTCCAAACTTAATTGCAGATGGGAATGGCTGTGGCACGCCAGGAAATGGCCAGGTCAGTCTGGGTCATCGAAGTGCCCTAAACTCTGAGGGACTCTCAAAAGAGCAACTAGAACACCGAGAACGTTCTTTGCAAACCTTGAGAGACATTGAACGCTTGTTATTACGGAGTGGGGAAGGAGACCAATTCATGAAACCTAACCAAAGCACAGGTGAGGGTGGACAGCCACCACCTCCGCCACAACAGCAGCCACCATCAAATCTCAAAAAGTATGAAGAGCCCTTGCAGTCAATGATAACACAGACACAAAGCCTAGGGGGGTCCAGCATGGAACATGAGGTCCCGCACCACCCCACCTCTGACATGGGGCAGCAGATGAACATCATGATGCAGCGACTGAACCAAGACAGCTTGACACCTGAGCAAGTAGCTTGGAGGAAGTTGCAAGAAGAATACTATGAAGAGAAGAGGAGAAAGGAAGAACAGATCACTGTTCATAACAGGCCAATACAAGATATGATGATGACACAGTCTATGGGTGGAATGATTATTCGAGGGCCGCCACCACCTTATCATAGCAAACCAGGTGACCAATGGCCGCCTGGCATGGGGAATCGGCTTGGAGGACCCATTGACTTGCAGGATCCCATTCAACTGAGGGGTGGGCCCCCCTTCCCAGGGCCAAGATTTCCTAATAATCAAATGCAACGAGTGTCTGGCTTTGGGGGAATGCAGAATATGCCCATGGATGCACTAGGTCCTATGAATGCTATGCAACGGCCAGTGAGGCCTAGCATAGGATGGACAGATGATATGCCTCCTATTGGAGGCCCTGGGAACTTTCCACAAGGGAATATTTCATATCCTGCAGGACAAGGAGATACAGAGAGGTTCATAAATCCTCGGGCAAGAGAAGAAATCTTAAGGCATCAACTGATGGAGAAACGCTCAGTGGGAATGCAGAGGCCTATAGCTATGTCAGGTGGCACCATGAACCAAGGTATGGAAATGGAGAGGATGATGCAGGCCCATAGACAAATGGACTCCTCGATGTTCCCTGGCCAGATACCTGGGGAGAACATGGGTGGCACCAGCATGGGCATGGactttgggggaggaagggggatgcTGAGTCCACCTATGAGCCAGTCTAACCTGAGGGAAATGGATGCCCCAATGGGCCCCGGAAACCTGAATATGAACATGAATGTCAACATGAATATGAACATGAACCTGAATGTACAGATGACACCTCAACAGCAAATGATGATGTCTCAGAAGATGAGAGGTCCAGATATGATGGGCCACCAAGGTATCAGCCCAGAAGAAATAGCCAGAGTGAGAGCCCAGAATGGTAGTGGGGGTGGAATGATGGGAGGACCTCAAAAAATGATGATGCCCTCTCAGGTTCCCGGCCAAGGACAGTCGAGCTTCTCTGGTGGACAGGGTCCCTATCCTAGCATGCCTCAGGAGTTGGGAAATGCCCCAGAAATGTTCAGCCCTGAACAGGGCTCCATTCCTGTTGGAACCATTGGTGGCACCACAAGGCTCAGCCATATCTCTCTACCACCTGCATCAAATGCACCTTCAAATCAAGGTAATATAGGAACTATGCATCCTTCATCAGCAAGAGGATTGGGACGAAGACCTTCTGACCTTACTTTAAATATCAACCAGATGAACTCACCTGGTATGGGGCACCTCAAGTCTCCAACACTTAGTCAAGTTCATTCTCCGTTGGTGACATCTCCCTCAACTAATCTGAAGTCTCCTCAGACCCCCTCACAGTTGGTGAACTTACCTTCTTCCAACCAGTCTGGGCCACTGAAGTCCCCTCAGGTTGTAAGCTCATCCCTAAATGTAAGGTCTCCCACTAGCTCTCCTAGCCGTCTCAAGTCTCCTTCCATGGCAGTCCCTTCCCCAGGATGGGTGCCATCTCCAAAGACTACGCTACCAAGCCCAGGTGTTACCCAGAATAAACAGCCTGTCAACATGAATTCCTCTGCTTCTATGGGAGGGATGGACCAGG ATGCTGCCCCTTCCCAGAATCCTTTGTCTTTGATGATGTCACAGATGTCCAAGTATGCCATGCCCAGCTCCACGCCGTTGTACCACAATGCAATCAAAACCATTGCTACATCTGATGATGAGCTCTTACCAGACAGACCGATGCTTCCCACAGGGAGCTTACAAG GTATGGGAGGAAACCAGCCGAATCAATTGCACTTAAACTCAGTGGGACCTGGCTCCTCACAGAGTCCCATGGGAATAAGCATGCCTGGCCAGCAGCCTCTTTCCCATGAACCTCCAGGGTCTATGATGTCATCCCCAAATCCTATGGGCGCCAACATTCCGATGCACCCCGCCGGGCAGGGCTCAGGAGTGCCACCACAGAACTCGATGATAATGCCACCAGGACCCCAGGACCATTTAAATCAGCCCTGTTGCCCTGCAGCAAGCAGTAGCTCTCAAATAATCCCTTCCAATCAGCTAGGTTTTCCCCGCATGCAGCAGGCTCACACCATGCCGTCACCAGCAACCAACATGCCAGTAACCCCTGGAGGAGGTGGACCTGGGATGCCACAGCACTACCCACCTGGGATACCTCTGCCACTTGATGATGTCCCACCACAGCCACCTGGCCAGCTTTTGCCTCAGCAGCATATGATGGGTAAGGGTCTCCCTCCACGCTTGGCGGAGCCCTATCCTCCAGTTCTTCCAGGGGTGGCGTCTGTTCTGAGCGACCCTGAGCTCAGCGAGGTGATCCGACCGACACCTACTGGGATCCCCGAGTTTGATCTCTCCAGGATTATACCATCAGAGAAACCGAGCAGCACGTTGCAGTATTTCCCCAAGAGTAGTGGCCAAGCCCCTAAATCACAGCCTTCCAACCTCCACCTGATGAACCTCCAGAACATGATGGCTGATCAGCCGCCCCCCGTCAGGTCAGGTATGAACGTCCCAACTCTTCCAGGACAGCAGGGGGTGCAGCGTGCACTCAACATGCCCATGTGCCATCCAGGACAAGTGGCCATGCTGAGCAGGACAGGCATGCCACCTCAACAGGGCATGATGGGAAACAGCCTCCATCAAGGAATGATGTCTCCTCAGCAGAGTCTGATTGCACAGCAGAATTTTATGCTTATGCAGGCGAAGCAGAGGAGCATGTCTGTCTCGGGGGAAATGTACGGCCAGACGGGGCACATGATGTCTCCTCAAGGCTCCCTCATGGGGCCCCCACCTCAGCAGAACATGATGGTGACACATCAAATGAGGCAGAGGAGTGTATCTCTGGACACTTACATCCCTGGACCTGGAAACATGGCAAACCTGCCTTTTTAA